One Solanum lycopersicum chromosome 4, SLM_r2.1 DNA window includes the following coding sequences:
- the LOC101253889 gene encoding cold-regulated protein 27 has translation METLSDSKGKTSTNNLGYKIDEILTLEDSRPKSMEWTDEKHSLYLKSMEASFVDHLYGSLDVVGRHSQNDGFSRHKSSRQKHVNPSGQYKVFQDGCWTKIDFKKDQPQLNKTSGSAAVLASPWIKHFKSAGRHQTRVNSDLQGNTTLVKQNQSPVLCHKDYVTEVMDQNFIDEDLEGGQSSSREHCTKRTKIPLGAGSSSDQVVPFSTSSMTDNLKDLLESTG, from the exons aTGGAAACTCTATCGGATTCAAAAGGAAAAACATCAACAAACAATTTGGGttataaaattgatgaaattttgacTCTCGag GATTCTCGACCGAAGAGCATGGAATGGACTGACGAGAAGCATAGTTTGTATCTCAAGTCTATGGAAGCATCATTTGTCGACCACTTATATGGTTCCTTAGACGTAGTTGGTCGGCATTCCCAAAATGATGGCTTTTCAAGGCATAAATCATCAAGGCAAAAGCATGTCAATCCTTCGGGCCAG TATAAGGTGTTTCAAGACGGTTGTTGGACCAAAATTGACTTCAAGAAAGACCAGCCTCAGTTAAATAAAACAAGCGGATCTGCTGCTGTATTGGCAAGCCCTTGGATTAAGCATTTCAAATCTGCAGGCCGACATCAAACGAGAGTAAATTCAGATCTACAGGGAAACACTACCTTAGTGAAACAGAATCAATCTCCCGTTTTGTGCCATAAAGATTACGTTACAG AGGTGATGGATCAAAACTTTATCGATGAAGATCTTGAAGGAGGACAGTCTAGCAGCAGGGAGCATTGCACAAAACGGACAAAAATTCCGTTAGGTGCTGGTTCAAGCAGTGATCAA GTAGTTCCATTTTCTACATCCTCAATGACTGATAATCTTAAGGATCTTCTGGAGTCGACGGGTTAA